The following is a genomic window from Pecten maximus chromosome 19, xPecMax1.1, whole genome shotgun sequence.
ATCTTTATTATTTAAGAAATTGATAGATTAAACGGAAACCTCCTAAAGCTGTTGCCATATTCCTattgtatcaattatattataagaCCTGTAATGGAAGGATATTactaaataaacaaagaaatataaacatgtccTTCAAAAATATCCATTATActgtaaattgatattttatgatGCAATATAATATGGACATCTGGGTAATCGTATGTCGCATGCATATGCTAATTCTGccaataaacaaaaaaaggtTAGAAATGCAACAGTTGAAATGTGAACgattaaattatatcaatttagctgatgaaacatatttgtatacatgatttaaatatgaatgaaggcaaagcctttGAAGAGCGCAGCTAAAGTAATTGCCACTTGCAAACGTATATGTTtaagtaatacctatatgtaaTTTACATTTCTATTATATTAGCAGATTGATGAAATTTGCTAAAGGTTATCCCTTAAAACCCACATAAATccattatatcataaaaaaaattgtctgttCTGGCATGatatacataaaaatatccTCTACGTCTACTGCAGTATACTCATATATTTTAAGCGAAAACAGTAGTCGAGATGATTaaaatgtgtatgatataattgtGCTTGTTATGTACTTGTGTGTTAGTGACAATGAAAGTCCCGACTTTCACTCCCGTTAGAAGCTATCACAGTTCTAGGTTATTCTTCCATGAAGTGCTCAATAAAGGATTTCAAGAAACGTTTTGAAGGACAAAAAAACATGTTGCTGACTGAAAAATAATGCAATCCAAATTAGGTAGATTAAAACACGGAAACGCGCAGAACATGAAGATATGGTAAGAATGACGTAGAGCATGGaggaaaaaaaagtaaaactgGATGGCAGCGGTTGGTCGTCCTTTTGAATGTAGCGGCAGCAGGATTGCAATCAATGCTATTTTGAGGGATTATGGTTACCTCTGGAATCACCGTTCATCGGGTGCAAGTCAAGAAGATAAGAGATAAATAAAGGAAAAGAGGTTATCAAAATTATAGCCATTTTCAAATCGACACAGTCCCATAAAATACAAACCTGTAGAGGAAGTTAGCCGATTTATTTCTCAAGAATGTTTTAACAATGAACCGCTACCAGCTCTTGCCACGGGGAGGCCTTCTCTTGAAAGAACCGTTTTTTggctcacctggaccgaaggaccggtgagcttatgtcatgggGCGGCGTCCGTCGGTCCGTCCgttcaacatttgcttcaaatagctatttttcaaaatgttgttattggattttgaccaaatttggtcagaaacatccttggcggaaggggatcagattttgcatcaatggtgaatctgacccccaaggggtcgggacccaataggggaaattgaggcgATTCCTTTGAACcactagtcatcaagttaagaatggatttgaacccaattcggtcggaaacatccttggcagaagggtcacacatttgcataaatggtgaccctgacccccaaggggccggaggggcggaGTCCAATAGGGGATATTGAGGCAATTTCTTTAAgtcgctactagttataaagtaatgaatggatttgaacccaatttggtcagaaacaaccttgggggaagaggaacagattttgcatgaatggtgactctgacccctaaggagccaaaggagcggggcccaataatgGAAATTGgggcaattcctttaaatcgctactaatcataaagttttgaatggatttgaacccaatttggtaagaaacgtccttggaggaaggggaacagattttgcataaatggtgactctgatccccaaggggccaaaggggtgggcccaataggggaaatagaggtaattcctttaaatcgctacttgtcatcaagttatgaacggatttgaacccaatttggtcagaaacattgggggaagggaaacagattttgcataaatgatgacccTGACCCCGAAGGGGCAAaagggcccaataggagaaatagagataattcctttaaatcgctaccagtaataaaggtatgaatggatttgaacttaattaagtcagaaacatccttgggggatggggaatatattttgcattaatggtgactctgacccccaaggggtcaaAGGGGtggagcccaataggggaaatagaggtaattcttttaaatcgctactagtcataaagttatgaatggatttgagccCAATTTAGTCAACATTCCtgtgggaaggggaacagattttgcataaatggtgattatGACCTCCgcggggccaaagggacggccgaattggggaaatagaggtaattcctttaaatcactacttgtcataaagttatgaacggatttgaacccaatttggtcagaaacattcttgggggaaggggaacagattttgcataaatggtgagtttgaccttagctgttattaggacgttacacaaaataaaccaaaccaaaccaacgagacaaaggggcggggcccaatagggatatagagataattcctttaaatcgctactagtcattactaagtgatgaatggatttgaacccaatttggtcaaaaacgtCTTGGAGAAagcaaaacagattttgcattaacgatgactttgacccccaatggactaaatgggcggggccccataggggaaataatggtattttctttaaatcgctactagtcataaagttaaatTTAGATAGTCTGGACtacattatttctttaaagcagttgggatccccacactataaccatgtatagcattgttggAGGTTGACAAACATGAGCATTATTTTGACATTcggtcaaatccaaccaggtgagcgatacaggcccaaagggcctcttgttttgggggggttttttttttgtttttttttcggggTGACGGCCTTTAatcaataataatagcaatcaTTACAGTGCAGATTGttgttattgatatatcaaattattgttGCTAAAGGGCAGAGACCCTGGCTGCTactaggacgttaaacaaaaaccaacacaaaaaccAGGTCGGAGACAACAGCACATGAACCAGAAACCTTTCAAAATCCCAGTAAAACATGTTATGATGAATCCTTTTTCATACACGTTGCACATTTCGACACACCCGGCTTCGTCAATAATCATATAAGTTTGATACATTTGcattatacaaatatcacatatgaAGCTAATTTAACGTACTCATATATATTGGTCTCCCAAAAACTAATGTCTGTGTAAGTTCGTCCTAAATCATGGACACGAAATCAAACTGATTTGGATTCGACACTTAAGACCGATAACGAAAAAGCTTTGCCACTGCTAGTTTACTTACAAAAGAAGACATTTCATCTTAACTTATATAGCAGATGTATACTACTCATTTGTACACACGGACGCTTTCATTACTCATGTGTAAACATTACAAAAGCGAAAAATTACAATGACAAAAAATGAATTAAGCGCAAAAGGTAACTCTCTGTACAGAACCAACATGTCAAACTGTTGACACATTAAACATCGAAATGATTTTAAAGTATCTTAAAAAGTACACGGGCAAGACAAGTAGAAGTACAATGTACAATCATTCATCAATTTCTCCTGAGAGTACATGGTGAACATCATTCTGAAGATTCAGAAACGTGTGCTTTGTTTTTTGTACAATGTCTTCATTGCGATGTATTTCTTTTGTTCTTGCTCTCGTTGTCGGTGTGTCCAATTTATGGCAAACCCGGTCTTCGTTGATGAGGACAGATGGATGCCATGCAAAATCACAAATACTCCCAGGTTTTACACAAGATGATTTGGCTCTGGAAAGAGCAACAAAAAGAGCACCAGGATTTCTTGATTCTAAACTCCTTGTACCTGGATTGAAGACAATGTATTTGTGTGTTTCCCCGCCACCAATTATCATTCCTAAACATCGATGAATGGTCGTGGTCCAGCAAAGTCTGAGTGGAATTTGCACCCGTTAGCatgaaaaacattttcattcaaCTGGTTTTGCTACGGGAATTATTGGCACTAACTTTCCATTACCATTCACACACGGAGGTCCATGATAACCATCAAATTATACCATCACCACGCCAGGCAGCGAATCCTGGGGtttaactgttaataggacgttaaacaaaataaaccaaaccaaaccaaacctggggtttactgccctgcaggtagagCGTAAGAATTGttcctgctgcccccattgcatgatcgtaagaggcgactaaatttggggtcttatcttttctattctttctgaacaactttcttcttcctaatgtctcccttgacaatgcctcacttttggtcatcagttgagcgttcgccctgtgaggaaggctttgggttctgtccccttgccgagacataccagagtctttaaaaatggtagttgctactcctgcttagcgctctgcatatttggagtgggacgactggttcgcccgttgtcagtataatgtgaccgggtggagtgtgctgctgggtgtcttcggcagtatgcttcagtgaggtagcaatataaatcggcaaaagttccggcctatcacaaggagacttaacacgaacatactgcatTTCCCTTACAGGCATAGCCAGTGATATATTTTTCAGTGGCTATAAAAATGTCTTCGACAAAGGGATTTTCAGGCCCGTTCTTTGGAAGATTTGCTCTCCATCCTGGTGTATGAACCCTCGAATTCTGAACAAGAACTGGATGATCCCTTGCCATATCTAACTGAAGCGATTTGTTTTTATCAAGTATTATTGCAAGGTGAGGTCGGATGTTCTTTGGAAATTCCATGCGACAAAGTTTTTTCTTCTCTCAACGAGCACGTCTGGTTCGGGTTGCTGGTATCACAAAACTCATTGACTTCCTGTCAGAACCACGGAGACACCCGGAGTTGTCCGAATGACTACGGAATCCTGACAAGGAAGACAACTCTGGCGGACTAGTCCCAGGTTAACTACACTCCTCCCCGTTTTCATGCTCCTCCATACCGACAGCAAAACACACCTTCACAGAAAAGTTCCTTGCTCCAAGGAAAGTCCCGGAAAATGTGGCCACACAAAGTTGAATAACTTCTGAACAGTtcacataaaacaataacaagTGAAACTTTCAGCTCGCAAGGACTAGCGTCATGAAAGTTCACGGTCCCTATAACTGGTACAGCTCTCGGGCATTGGCGGTCGCACACTCAAGGATTTCGGGTGTCCGAGCGTCTAGATGTGCTGCTACTACAGCCGCTGTCTCCCCAATGTACGCTGGTGTACTAACCCGTGCCTTCCCAGGGGAAAAGTAGGGAGAATCGGTCTCTAGCAGCGACCTGTTCCACGGGATGGCCTTGAATCCTTCCAGTTGCGGGTTGTCGAAAACGCGGACAGCAGCAGTTACACCGAAATACGTGTTCGGAAACTTCCGCAGCCACGCCCTGACAATATCGCTCTTTCCCATGAAACAGTTAACATGAATCCTCTGCTCACTGGAGCATACGTCCTCCACCATACCCAGAGCGGATCTGTACACATCCGTGCCATGGCTATCTCCCTTGACTCCTCTTAAGTGTAGCACTAGGGGTTGATCAGGCCGAGCCATCCTCAGGAGTTTAACAAAGACCTCCTCCTGACGCGACCATCTCGAGATGGGTATGGTCCGGTCTAGGCCACACTCTCCTAGAGCCACTACCTTGGGATGATCCAGCAGACGTTGGAGACAAATGTTCCGCTCAATGGTGAGTGTCTCATAGTGTTTGGGATGGACACCCACTGCTACCCTCCATGGTCCATGCGACTCAAAGTCCACAGGGGGGTATGTGTTGGGTTCGCTGAACACAACAATGCCTCCGACAACATTCACTGGAATGCTTGGGGTCTCCGTCACGGCATCTGAATAACTATAGGCCAGCAAATCCTCGACGGTGTGTCCACTGCTCTTTCCCCAGATCTGGCGGCTGGTCCTGTCAAGGTTGAAATGACTGTCGATGACGTCCGGGCTGCTGGGCGCGCTAAGGGTAGGCACGGCCGTCTCCTCATCATCGGAATCCACCACGTAGAACTCTTCCAGACCTGGAAGTAACTCAGCTTCGGCCGACGACTCTGGAGATGCCGGCTGCAGTGTTGTTGCGGCTGCTTCCTCGAATGGTGGTTCCACTGTAAGTCGGACAACTCTAAAGTTGTAAAACTCTGTTCGTTGCGCCGGCGTACAGACATCCAACATAGCGATCAGACATCTCCAGAACAGTAACACAGCAGGAAAGTTCACAGGATGTAGAGAGAACTCTGTAGACTCTCGGACTCCAAACAAACTACAAGCTTGCCGGAAGACCTCGAGGTGACAAGGGTCCAGGACGCTCCCTTCCGGAATCATCCTCGACTCGTTGACGTGGTCTACAGCTGCCTGGAGAGTGGTTTTCCTGCCATATGCTAGGCAAACCAATGATTTCAACGCCTCTATCTGGTTGGGGACGTTAGAACTGACGTCGGAAAACACCATCGGCAAGTGCTTGGTTACGGCATGGCGTTTCGCTCGCCTGTCCTTGGACGTACATCCAGACAGAGGGCAGTAAATTCCTCAGGTCGTCGGAGAGCTGCTAGGGTCGCTTTGCTGGGTCATCCTTGCTTCTGTTGGGCCTTCCATTGTCGCTTAGGTGTCATAGGGCTGTCAGACATGCTTCTGTAAAAAGATAATATCTAGTTACAACCTGGTAGACATTCTGGACAGAGATACACATCAATTAGTTTGGCGTGCTCCTTGGTTACATTTACGCAAGAACCATGATACCATTCCCTACATTCCCCACATTGTATCATCAGTCCCCCGTTATCAGGGCCACGACATAGACAGAATGCACTGTCCTCAGCTGTTGCTACAGCCGGTTGACCCTGTTTACCCTGAGCGCGGAGTTCGCGTTGTCTGAGTAACCAGGCGGGCAAATCTCTGTCTCGACAAGGCTTGAGACGATCATGGTTTATCGTCACAAGTTTCTTTCGGAGCATGATTTCGTACACATACTCCGTGAGTTTACGAACTACCAGAGCTGGTCCTTTCCAGGTTGGGGAGAGTTTGCTACACTTACCCTTGACTGTGGCGGTATCTAGCACATACACAGCATCACCCACGGAATATGACCTTGTGAAT
Proteins encoded in this region:
- the LOC117318128 gene encoding putative deoxyribonuclease TATDN2, whose translation is MVFSDVSSNVPNQIEALKSLVCLAYGRKTTLQAAVDHVNESRMIPEGSVLDPCHLEVFRQACSLFGVRESTEFSLHPVNFPAVLLFWRCLIAMLDVCTPAQRTEFYNFRVVRLTVEPPFEEAAATTLQPASPESSAEAELLPGLEEFYVVDSDDEETAVPTLSAPSSPDVIDSHFNLDRTSRQIWGKSSGHTVEDLLAYSYSDAVTETPSIPVNVVGGIVVFSEPNTYPPVDFESHGPWRVAVGVHPKHYETLTIERNICLQRLLDHPKVVALGECGLDRTIPISRWSRQEEVFVKLLRMARPDQPLVLHLRGVKGDSHGTDVYRSALGMVEDVCSSEQRIHVNCFMGKSDIVRAWLRKFPNTYFGVTAAVRVFDNPQLEGFKAIPWNRSLLETDSPYFSPGKARVSTPAYIGETAAVVAAHLDARTPEILECATANARELYQL